The nucleotide window ACAGACCTTTCACACCCCTCTGCTGATGTGTTTCGTCCAGAGAGGCGAGGTTGCAGCACTTCATCGCGACCGAGGCGGATGTCCGGCCGAGTTTCACTGCCACTGCTGCGATTTCCGGGTTCCGCGCGTGGAGCCGGCCGAACGGGAGTCGGCAGTAAAGAGCAAATGCGACAAGGGTTTCGGAGCGCGACCAATTGCGACCGGCCACATGTAGGCCCTTGGTTGTGGTGCGAAGCCCGATCACCGAACTGGCGGCTGATTTACTCAGGCAAGATACTCCGAACTGCGCTCGGCGCGGAGGCGCATGGTGGTGTGAGGAAATGGGTGCTCAGCGAATGACGTGTTCGCGGACGCCCAAAGTCGCGGCGAAGCCCGGCCCGCGCCACACCAGGCGAGCGTATGGCGGGAGCGCCTTGACCGCCGGGTAGGGCACCAGTTCATCAAGACAGCATCATGCAGTACGTTTCCGACAGCGGCCGGGCCGACTGTCGGACGCGCCGCGCGCGCGGCGTCATGCTGGCCCGGCTCTCGGGGCGGCTGGCGGCGCGGTCCCACTCGCGGGTGCGGGGGCCGGCGGTGTGGCGGTGGCGACGAACGGCGGCGGAACTCTGGCCGGTCCCAGGTTACCAGGGGTATCATTGCCTCACCCGAACCACGGTGACCGATGGACGTAAGCGTTTCGTGCCCCGCGTGCCGGTTCTCGGTGTCGGTTCCGGAAGATGACGTTCTAACGGCCAAAATCTTCTGCCGCCGCTGCCGCCACGTGTTCGGCCCGCTCGGGCCGGACGTGCCGCCGCCGCCCCCAAAGGCACCACCGCCGCGGCCCCGCGCACACCCGAAGATCCCGGCTGACGGCGCCCCGACCAAGGCCGCCCCGCCCCCGCGCCGACCGAGCCGGCCCGCCCCTCCGGCGGATGAGCCCGCGGCCGAGAGCCCCGTGCCCGTGCGCCCGCGCCGCCGGCGCCGGGAGCGGCCCGCGCGCCCGGCCGGTGCCGGCCAGATTCCGGTCGCGGTCCCCGTCCGCCCGCGCCGCAGCGGGCTCCGGTGGTGGGCCGCCGGGGGCGCCGCGGTCGCACTGGTCGGGCTCCTGGCCGCCGGCGGGGCGGGGTGGTGGCTGCTCAAGCGCGTGAACGGCGCGGGCGGGTGGACGCGGTACAACCCGCCCGACGCCCCGGAGGTCGGGCTGGAGTTCCCGGCCCCGCCGGCGGACTCCGCCGAGCAGATCGCGACCATCGACCCGCACACCGGGAAGGCCGTCCGGCACGACCCGTTGTGGGTGTTCAAGTGCGAGCTGCTGAACGGCGAGACGTACGCGATGCGGGCGGAAGAGCTGCCCTGGGAGGAGGTGCGGGCGATCCCGGCGGAGCAACTCCGCCAAGGGCACCTGACGCACGTGCCGAGGCTCTTACGCGGCGCGGACCAGCGCCAGTTTCAGTACCGATCCGTGCCGACCGCCGGGTACCCGTCGAACGAGTGCTTCGTGCCCGACATCCCCGGGCGGGGGTACGTGTTTCGTATGCTCCTGGTCGACGGCCGGCTGTACACGTTGTTCGTAAGCGGTCCGGGCGTCACCCCGGAGTCGCCCCGGGTGGTGCGCTTCTTCGACTCGTTCCGCCACGCCCGCGTGACGCCCGAGGAGGCGGCCGAGCCCCCGCCCGACGTGCCGGACCCGGACGCGCTGCGGCTGCTCGCCCGGGTGCCCGCGCACAACGCCGCCGTCTTCGCCCCGCGGCAGAACGCGGTGCTCCTGTCGACCGGCCCGAACACTCCGGACCAGCCCCGGGTCCACCCGGCGACCCGCGCACCGGTCAAGTGGCTCAGCCTCGCTCCCGAGGGGCTCAGGATGACCGCTCCCGCGCACCTCGCGCGGTACCACTACCCGTCCTTCCGCCTGGAAGCGGCGGCCCCGGTTGCGGCTTCGGTCACCGCCGTCGCCGTTGACGAGACCGGGGAGTGGGTGCGGGGGTGGGGCGACGGGCCGTCAGAGAACGCCCGGCGGGCGGTCGGAGACGTGACGCACCCGGCCCCGGCGCCGCGGTCCGGCTGGGCGGCGCCGTCGGCGTGGGGGCGGCCGCAGGAGCCGACCCGGTACGACCCGGCCGGGGTGACGTTCGCCTCCGCCGGGCGGAGCCTGTCCGCGGACCGGGCGCGGCTGTACTCGATGTCCGGCACCGACCGCACGCTCGATTACGCCAGCGGCCGCGAGTACGACGGCGGGCTGCTCCGGGCGTTCGACTACCCGGCCCTGACGCCGCGCGGCGAACTGACCGTGCGCGGCGCGCGGGGCGGCGCCGCGGTGGCCCCGGACGCCGCCCGCGTGTACGTGGCGACCGGGCCGGCGGAGCACCGGCCGGCCCCCCGCGCCGTTGTGGAGGTCGACGCGGACACCCTCCGGGTGCTGCGCGAGGTGCCCATCCGCTCGAACGTCGCCCACGTCGCCGCGATCGGCGGCGGCCGGGTGATCGGGTTCGGGTGGGGGTCGGGGCGGGGGAACACGCAGCGGCGGTACGCCCTGGCCGCTCTGATCGACCTGAACGCCGACCCGCCGCGCGAGCTGCTGATCGACCTGCGGGGGCACCCCAACCGGCACCTGCTGCACGGCGACCGGCTGTACACGCTCGGCAACTGGGAACTGCACTCGTTCGACGTGTCCGGGGCGGCGTCGGCCCGCATCCGGTTGCTCGGGGCGACCTACTCGGGCGCCACCGAGATGGTCCTCAGCCCGGACGGGAAGTACCTGATCCTGAACGACGGGTGCGTGTACTGGGTGGGCGGGGCCGGCCCGCTGCCGCCGGTCGATCCGGGCGCGCGGTGGTGACCGCGACAGGCTCTCGCGGTTGCGGAGCTTCCGCCCGCGCCCGTTGCCGCCGCGCCCATCACCAACCCGAGCACGGTCGCCGCGGCGATGACCTCGGCGGACCGGCGGAACACCACCAGGCGCCGACTCCGCCGAACTGATCGGACGCCGCGCCCGGGCCGCGCCTGCATTCGGCCGCGGCCACCCGATTCTGATACACGTACCCGGTGATACTGCCGCTTTCTTGACGAGCCGCGACCGCCAGGGAGCGGGACACGTGATCCCGCTCCCTGGCGGTCGCGGCTCGTCAAGAAAGCGGCACCGCAGGCGGTGCCATGTATGAGACGTTTAACGACACTCCGGCGCCCCAAATCGTGAAGGTACCCATGTCGCGCCTCAAAGTGATGGTCGCCGTCATTGGTTTGACATTATTGCAAATGAGCGGCATCGCAAAAGCGGGGCCGACCGAGCCGGTTGCCAAGCCGCTGACGGCCGCCCAGCAGGTGCAAGTCCGTCGCTCGGTCTACGACAACGGCCCGACGTACACGCGGCCCGATGAGGGGCCGTTTCAGGGCAAACGGACTCTGACACTCCCGCCGGACCTGGTCGCGTGTTACCGGGCCAACCCCGTTGAAACGCTACGATTGCTCACGGAAATCGTGCGGGGCGGCGCCCCGAAAGATGCGGTCCTGGCCGCGGCCTATGGTGACGCGCTCGCGGGAGACCCGGTGGTGGCGGCGCTGGTCACGAGCCTCCCGCACGAGTACATCGATCGGCCCGGCGCGGACGCTCAGCGGTCCGCGCGGCCGCGGCTCATCGAATCGGCAGAGAAACACGTGCGCGAAGCGGAAAATCGAGAAAAAGACAAGTCAAGCAAGAGGGACTGACAGGGCTACTCAGAGATTGAAGCCGGGGCGTTAAGTAGGTCCAGGGCGAGGTCGGGTCGGGCGACCATGGCCCGGGTTGCCGCGGCCACACTGGGGTGTTCGGCGTTCCGCAACAGGTACACGGCGACGTTCCGTAGGGACGCCAACGCGCGTGGGGCGTGACCGCGCCGCACCCGGCACCGGTCCTCGCCGAGCGTCACGTCGCGGGTGTAATGCAACCCGTTCTCGATACCCCAGTGGCGGCGTGAGTAACCTAACAGGGCGGCCGCGTCGGCCGCCAAGCGGCTGAGGCTGGTGATCCCGTACACGACCTCCACCGTGGCCTTCCCGTTCGCCTTCCGGCGGCGCTCCAGTCGGAACACCTGTCCCAGGCCCGGCCAGTGGCTCAAGTACCCGTTGAGCCACGTCGTGGTGGTGATCGTCCGCCGCTCGACACGCCCGTGTCCCTTGCGGTGGTCGGTTGCCGTGCTCGCGTCCTCAGCCCACTGTGCCGGAACCGAGGGGGGAAAAGCCGCCGGACTCGGCAGCGAAGGCGGTCTCAATGTCCCGCCGCAGCTCGGACTGGTTGCCCTTGGCGTAGAGGATGTAATCGCCGCCCTTCTGGACCACCTTCGCGCACACGTCGGCGTGGGTAAACATGGCGTCGGCCGTGACCACGGTCCCGCCCAGCGAGGGCAGCACGTCCAGCAACCGGAGGGCCGCCTTGTGCTCGTTGGTGGTGGCTTCGACGGTCATCTGGGCGAGCACCGCGGACGCCTGGGGGGCGTACGCGGCCAGCAGGTGGGTGCCCGGCACGTCCCCGTCCCGGGACCCGCACAACCGCTTGCCGTCCAACGCCAGGTGCTCCCACCCGTCCGGGTGCCGGTCCTCCAGCCATGCGCCGATGATCCGGTCCAGGTGGTCGGCGTCCAACTTCCGCAGCAACCCGGCAATGGTATTAGCGCACGGCATGTTGCCGTTCTTGAACCCCAGCGCGTGGCCCAGCCGCTTCTGGCGGAGACGGCCGAACTGGGCGATGGCCGCGGGCGTGGTGTGACCGGCCAGGATCGCCACCAGGCACAGGGTCAGCAGACCCACCAGCGGGTACTGGCGACCGTGCCGGCTCCGCGGGTCCGGTAACTCGGCCAACCGCTCAACCAGTGACCCGGGCATCGACGACTCCCGAATGAGGAGTCGCTCACATACCCAGATGCAGCACCTTGCCCAAGGTCAATCCGTGCGTAGCCCTGGAGGGACTGATTGCAAATTTGCACGATACTCCGTGAGCGGCTTTGTGCCGCCCTACGGCACGGTCTGCCGTTCCGTCACGACCGATCTCCATACCCGTCGTGTGTATCGTCTTCCGGCACTCGTTTTCACCCCGGCTCATCGAACCGGTCAAAACGGTTTTCACGACCGCTCATTGTCGGAATGGTCAGGTCTTTCGGGCCGGTAGCGGAACGGGAGGATGGTCCCGGCTTCGTTTCGGCCCGTTGGCACTGTGCTTATGGAAACAGATTTTGACAGGATCGACAGGATTTACGGATGAAGACCGATCGATTTGAAACCCTGTTGATCCTGTCAAAATCTTCATCGCCCAGCCATCGCGCGTTGGTGCGACCCGTCGTAGCCTCGGCGGCCGCAACGCCATGCCGAGCCGAGGGCATTCTGCCCACAGCGTGTCTGTTCCGGGCACCGCTCTCGGCACATCAGAAGTCGGTGGCGATCTCACCGGCGGGCGTGACGGCGGCCCAGAGCGCCACCCGTTCGGCGGGCGGTGCGATCGGAGGGGCGGGTTGCTCCCGGCGCGGGCACACGGAAACGCTCCCGGGTCGCCGTGCCATCAGCCGGGGGAAACGATCGGCTCAGTCGGCGCGGGGGCAAGCGTCCGGCGCAATGGTGGATGTGCCGCGGAGAGAAAGAAGGTGGGGAACTGGATGTGTCGATCGAACGGCCGACCGCGATTCCGGACGAGGCGCGGCCCCTGGGGGCGGCACGCCCGCCGCTCACGCGCCGCTGACCTGTTCCATGATCCAGCGGTTGGCGTCGGCGAGCATGTCGGGGTGAGCGCCGTGGGTGGTCGGGTAGGGGGTCACGCGGACGGTGGCGCCCGCCCGGGCCAGCGCCGCGGCGGCGCGCCGGGCCTCCGAGACGGGTACGACCGGGTTCGCGGCGCCGTGCCCGATCAGCACGCGCAAGTTGTTCGCAGGGATGCGTCCGCTCGGGAGAGCGCCGTTCAGCGCCACCACCCCCGCGACCCGGGGGCCGAGGTGCAGCCCGAGCCGGCACGCCGCCGCCGCGCCCTCGCCGACGCCCAACAGGAACACGCGGTCCGCGTTCACACTGTAGTGGGCCTTCGTGTGCGCCAGGGCCGCTTTGGTGGCGCGGTCGGCGTTACAACCGGACCAACCGAACGCCGGCAGGCCGTCGGCCCGGCCACCGAGATTGATCGGGCCGCGCAGGCACAGAACAATGTAGTTGCGCCGACTGAGCAGCGGGACCAGACGCGCCGAGTGCTCCTCGCACTCGCCGTCCGCGTGGAACAGCACCACCAGCGGGTACGCGTACTTCGGCTGGTAGTCCACGGGCAGGTACACGCGCACCGGCCGGTTCCCCGCGGCCGGGAGCAAGGCGGAGCGAAACCCTTCGGCCGGGTGCTCGGCGCGGTTGTGTTTGGGAGCCGGCATGGTCAACCCGATGGTCCGGTTAGTGGCCCCTCTGGCGCCCGTTCCGTGAGCGCCGCGAGTCCGAGGGGGCCTGAGCGAGTGGCCCGTGAGCCAGGTCGCGACAACTCTACGTTGGGCGCGGAGCACATTCAAGAAACCCGCGCTGCGGAGTTGAGTCAAAATCGCGCGTTTTCCCAGTTCGTCGCACGGTTCCTCCGGCTGCGCTGTATGCAGTGGAATAGGAAATCTGGGTCGGG belongs to Gemmata obscuriglobus and includes:
- a CDS encoding ISAs1 family transposase, encoding MRPPSLPSPAAFPPSVPAQWAEDASTATDHRKGHGRVERRTITTTTWLNGYLSHWPGLGQVFRLERRRKANGKATVEVVYGITSLSRLAADAAALLGYSRRHWGIENGLHYTRDVTLGEDRCRVRRGHAPRALASLRNVAVYLLRNAEHPSVAAATRAMVARPDLALDLLNAPASISE
- a CDS encoding ISAs1 family transposase produces the protein MPGSLVERLAELPDPRSRHGRQYPLVGLLTLCLVAILAGHTTPAAIAQFGRLRQKRLGHALGFKNGNMPCANTIAGLLRKLDADHLDRIIGAWLEDRHPDGWEHLALDGKRLCGSRDGDVPGTHLLAAYAPQASAVLAQMTVEATTNEHKAALRLLDVLPSLGGTVVTADAMFTHADVCAKVVQKGGDYILYAKGNQSELRRDIETAFAAESGGFSPLGSGTVG
- a CDS encoding alpha/beta hydrolase, encoding MPAPKHNRAEHPAEGFRSALLPAAGNRPVRVYLPVDYQPKYAYPLVVLFHADGECEEHSARLVPLLSRRNYIVLCLRGPINLGGRADGLPAFGWSGCNADRATKAALAHTKAHYSVNADRVFLLGVGEGAAAACRLGLHLGPRVAGVVALNGALPSGRIPANNLRVLIGHGAANPVVPVSEARRAAAALARAGATVRVTPYPTTHGAHPDMLADANRWIMEQVSGA